In the genome of Triticum urartu cultivar G1812 chromosome 5, Tu2.1, whole genome shotgun sequence, one region contains:
- the LOC125556526 gene encoding cation/H(+) antiporter 2-like, with amino-acid sequence MARPMNCDLVLELQNVSLDTLFLIVLQAVVVIALGKFIHLSLRRHNQPSAISQILAGIMVGSLGLHEVIVHVAVVNVEDTYGWYVSQARIFYMFYVGLDADLASLWNDKHRCTIATYASVATCLLLAAFVSGGLYGSMMHTPVRSPELLAAVLMLTLANTSSVDVSRMAAELGLTATATGRLVVGAAIATNVICIVGEGVFSCMKLASGRTPGYSASQRLGLGVLALFKVGLALALLRPAVEFMNRRNAGRHRIGNWELALILIAVSYIGDFPRRVGFDGMPASLVLGLAFPREGPVARTVTHALAYPLHALALPFYFGTMGMRLNFSAMSGAVVVPAVLLTILGLVGKCAGTMGAARFLHMPLGDAARLGVILNIKGHVNMIDMSFASSEGIWAEQALMAMVMGSMISTVIAGPVFAVVYRREREAYLSNGHRTLERLVPDQEEELRMLACVHGARATPAMLSLVELLASKPAVQPAVHVLHFYDAVSKHARAGTGGAKRYHERVQIDSDKHWDRMNDAATQVNWTVDLFASITGLVIRQIDKGDRGPVTNLKTIRRCAEEVHADVLIVPYHKEQHYDGKMSCRSEDRRQLNLNVLERAPCTTGILVDRPFRRGGTSFQLPTKISTSEETLGNWREDRATAPTHVAAVFLGGPDDREAVALACRLAKNETVHLTVIRFVGPGKHGHAGVQTARADDHADGEVSVVVDDPDECCMAALQREYVAKELASYVEKVVGGAADVVEALRRMAGAYALVVVGRGGRQPAELLGGLECGEMGPIGDILASDESLEMGSVIVLQQKKAVSTAFGLDPPPAGTAGV; translated from the exons ATGGCGAGACCCATGAACTGCGATCTGGTCCTCGAGCTCCAGAACGTGTCCCTGGACACCCTCTTCCTCATCGTCCTCCAGGCCGTCGTCGTCATCGCCCTCGGCAAGTTCATCCACCTCTCCCTCCGCCGCCACAACCAGCCCAGCGCCATCTCCCAGATCCTC gcGGGGATCATGGTGGGGAGCCTGGGGCTGCACGAGGTGATCGTGCACGTGGCCGTGGTGAACGTGGAGGACACGTACGGGTGGTACGTCTCCCAGGCGCGCATCTTCTACATGTTCTACGTCGGCCTCGACGCCGACCTCGCCTCGCTCTGGAACGACAAGCACCGCTGCACCATCGCCACCTACGCCAGCGTCGCCACCTGCCTGCTCCTCGCCGCCTTCGTCTCCGGGGGCCTGTACGGCAGCATGATGCACACCCCCGTCCGCTCGCCCGAGCTGCTCGCCGCCGTGCTCATGCTCACGCTCGCCAACACCTCCTCCGTCGACGTCTCCCGGATGGCCGCCGAGCTCGGActcaccgccaccgccaccggcCGCCTCGTCGTCGGCGCCGCCATCGCCACCAACGTCATCTGCATCGTCGGGGAGGGCGTCTTCTCCTGCATGAAGCTGGCGTCCGGAAGGACCCCAGGGTACAGCGCGTCCCAGCGGCTCGGGCTCGGCGTGCTGGCGCTCTTCAAGGTCGGCCTCGCGCTCGCGCTGCTCCGGCCAGCCGTGGAGTTCATGAACCGGCGCAACGCGGGGCGGCACCGCATCGGGAACTGGGAGCTGGCTCTCATCCTCATCGCCGTATCCTACATCGGCGACTTCCCGCGCCGCGTCGGCTTCGACGGCATGCCGGCGAGCCTCGTGCTGGGGCTGGCGTTCCCCAGGGAGGGCCCCGTGGCGAGGACCGTCACGCACGCGCTTGCGTACCCGCTGCACGCGCTGGCCCTGCCCTTCTATTTCGGGACCATGGGGATGCGGCTCAACTTCAGCGCCATGTCCGGCGCCGTCGTCGTGCCCGCCGTCCTCCTCACCATCCTCGGTCTCGTCGGCAAGTGCGCAGGCACCATGGGCGCTGCCAGGTTCCTCCACATGCCGCTCGGGGACGCCGCGCGCCTCGGCGTCATCCTTAACATCAAGGGCCACGTCAACATGATCGACATGAGCTTCGCCAGCTCCGAGGGGATTTGGGCGGAGCAGGCGCTCATGGCCATGGTGATGGGCAGCATGATCAGCACCGTCATCGCGGGGCCGGTGTTCGCCGTTGTGTACCGCAGGGAGAGGGAGGCGTATCTGAGCAACGGCCACAGGACGCTGGAGCGGCTGGTCCCGGACcaggaggaggagctgcggatgCTCGCCTGCGTGCACGGAGCACGCGCCACGCCGGCGATGCTCAGCCTCGTCGAGCTGCTGGCGAGCAAGCCCGCCGTGCAGCCCGCTGTGCATGTCCTGCACTTCTACGACGCCGTGAGCAAGCACGCACGCGCGGGCACCGGCGGCGCCAAACGCTACCACGAGCGGGTCCAGATCGACAGCGACAAGCACTGGGACCGCATGAACGACGCCGCCACGCAGGTGAACTGGACCGTCGACCTGTTCGCCTCCATCACCGGCCTCGTCATCCGGCAGATCGACAAAGGCGACCGCGGCCCCGTCACGAACCTGAAGACCATCCGCCGCTGCGCGGAGGAGGTCCACGCCGACGTCCTAATCGTGCCCTACCACAAGGAGCAGCACTACGACGGCAAGATGTCCTGCCGGTCGGAGGATCGCCGCCAGCTCAACCTGAACGTGCTCGAGCGCGCGCCGTGCACCACCGGCATCCTCGTCGACCGCCCGTTCCGGAGAGGCGGCACCAGCTTCCAGCTACCGACCAAGATATCCACGAGCGAGGAGACGCTGGGCAACTGGCGGGAAGACCGGGCCACCGCGCCGACGCACGTGGCGGCTGTCTTCCTCGGCGGGCCGGACGACCGCGAGGCCGTGGCCCTCGCCTGCCGCCTCGCCAAGAATGAGACGGTCCACCTGACCGTCATCCGCTTCGTGGGGCCCGGCAAGCACGGCCACGCCGGCGTCCAGACGGCACGCGCCGACGATCACGCCGACGGGGAGGTGTCCGTCGTGGTGGACGATCCCGACGAGTGCTGCATGGCGGCGCTCCAACGCGAGTACGTGGCGAAGGAGCTCGCGTCGTACGTTGagaaggtggtgggcggcgcgGCGGACGTGGTGGAGGCCCTGCGCAGGATGGCCGGGGCGTACGCGCTGGTCGTGGTGGGGCGCGGCGGAAGGCAGCCGGCGGAGCTGCTGGGCGGGCTAGAGTGCGGGGAGATGGGCCCAATCGGGGATATCCTCGCGTCGGACGAGTCGCTGGAGATGGGCTCCGTGATCGTCCTGCAGCAGAAGAAAGCCGTGTCGACGGCGTTCGGCCTCGACCCACCACCAGCGGGAACGGCGGGGGTCTGA
- the LOC125556527 gene encoding uncharacterized protein LOC125556527 isoform X2 yields the protein MASDLGQPPPAKRPPTAPTTITAIGDDLLCEIFLLLPSLPSLVRAALACRTFLHAVRSSPAFRRRFRALHPPQILGFFCDPGREAVPPFVPLRSRSDPDLTAAVRGADFLLTRIPEDSGDSTLGWELQSFHGGYVVLVNNATDQIAAYNPLTQALHLFPHPPEDIIFSISPEFHILFSEEDQSVFRMVCVQHQDTPSLAVFSTATSEWQVFPWVETPPHPEGDVRLFYPGTQLNGFVYWKHASQAYVLALNTVTMQFSRLSLPHFLAEIEDMLFRLGQTKDGKLCMVGVDDSDAKIGTLVVRVWGADDDGVEKWMLEDTFSLSTFIDVTKSSTEYDSTVQIEAFIDGFVYLCIKYGEHTESLISLCLETGKLNKIFDDTYTSPAHPYFMSWPPSLVCNKEDSQTKITGGSVEDAGSVGA from the exons ATGGCCTCCGACCTCGGGCAACCGCCGCCGGCGAAACGCCCGCCGACGGCGCCCACCACCATTACTGCTATCGGCGACGACCTCCTTTGTGAGatcttcctcctccttccctcccttcCGAGCCTCGTCCGCGCCGCGCTCGCCTGCCGCACCTTCCTCCACGCCGTCCGTTCGTCCCCCGCCTTCCGCCGCCGATTCCGGGCACTCCACCCGCCGCAGATCCTTGGCTTCTTCTGCGACCCCGGCCGCGAAGCCGTCCCTCCCTTCGTCCCCCTCCGCAGCCGCTCCGACCCGGACCTAACGGCCGCCGTCCGCGGCGCCGATTTCCTCCTCACCCGGATCCCAGAAGACAGCGGCGACTCCACCCTCGGGTGGGAGCTGCAGAGCTTCCACGGCGGCTACGTCGTCCTCGTCAACAATGCCACCGACCAGATCGCTGCCTACAACCCCCTCACGCAGGCACTGCATCTCTTCCCCCACCCGCCCGAGGATATCATCTTCTCCATCTCCCCTGAGTTCCACATCCTCTTCTCGGAAGAGGACCAGAGCGTGTTCCGTATGGTCTGTGTCCAGCACCAGGACACGCCGAGCCTAGCCGTCTTCTCAACGGCGACCAGCGAGTGGCAGGTTTTTCCGTGGGTGGAGACCCCGCCACATCCTGAAGGCGACGTTCGCTTGTTCTACCCTGGCACGCAGCTGAATGGATTTGTCTATTGGAAACACGCGAGCCAAGCCTATGTGCTCGCTCTCAACACCGTGACAATGCAATTTTCTAGATTGAGCTTGCCGCATTTCTTGGCAGAGATAGAGGATATGCTGTTTAGGCTTGGCCAGACCAAGGATGGGAAGCTCTGTATGGTTGGGGTAGATGACTCTGACGCAAAGATAGGAACACTTGTTGTTCGTGTTTGGGGAGccgatgatgacggtgttgagAAATGGATGCTGGAAGATACTTTTTCACTGAGTACATTCATTGATGTCACTAAGTCTTCAACAGAGTATGATTCCACGGTGCAGATTGAAGCATTTATCGATGGCTTTGTGTACCTCTGTATTAAGTATGGTGAGCATACCGAGTCCCTCATATCCCTCTGCCTGGAAACAGGAAAGCTAAACAAGATATTTGATGATACATATACAAGCCCTGCTCATCCCTACTTCATGTCATGgcctccttctttggtatgcaaCAAG GAGGATTCACAAACCAAGATTACTGGAGGCAGTGTTGAGGACGCTGG TTCTGTGGGAGCATGA
- the LOC125556527 gene encoding uncharacterized protein LOC125556527 isoform X1 gives MASDLGQPPPAKRPPTAPTTITAIGDDLLCEIFLLLPSLPSLVRAALACRTFLHAVRSSPAFRRRFRALHPPQILGFFCDPGREAVPPFVPLRSRSDPDLTAAVRGADFLLTRIPEDSGDSTLGWELQSFHGGYVVLVNNATDQIAAYNPLTQALHLFPHPPEDIIFSISPEFHILFSEEDQSVFRMVCVQHQDTPSLAVFSTATSEWQVFPWVETPPHPEGDVRLFYPGTQLNGFVYWKHASQAYVLALNTVTMQFSRLSLPHFLAEIEDMLFRLGQTKDGKLCMVGVDDSDAKIGTLVVRVWGADDDGVEKWMLEDTFSLSTFIDVTKSSTEYDSTVQIEAFIDGFVYLCIKYGEHTESLISLCLETGKLNKIFDDTYTSPAHPYFMSWPPSLVCNKEDSQTKITGGSVEDAGSVGA, from the exons ATGGCCTCCGACCTCGGGCAACCGCCGCCGGCGAAACGCCCGCCGACGGCGCCCACCACCATTACTGCTATCGGCGACGACCTCCTTTGTGAGatcttcctcctccttccctcccttcCGAGCCTCGTCCGCGCCGCGCTCGCCTGCCGCACCTTCCTCCACGCCGTCCGTTCGTCCCCCGCCTTCCGCCGCCGATTCCGGGCACTCCACCCGCCGCAGATCCTTGGCTTCTTCTGCGACCCCGGCCGCGAAGCCGTCCCTCCCTTCGTCCCCCTCCGCAGCCGCTCCGACCCGGACCTAACGGCCGCCGTCCGCGGCGCCGATTTCCTCCTCACCCGGATCCCAGAAGACAGCGGCGACTCCACCCTCGGGTGGGAGCTGCAGAGCTTCCACGGCGGCTACGTCGTCCTCGTCAACAATGCCACCGACCAGATCGCTGCCTACAACCCCCTCACGCAGGCACTGCATCTCTTCCCCCACCCGCCCGAGGATATCATCTTCTCCATCTCCCCTGAGTTCCACATCCTCTTCTCGGAAGAGGACCAGAGCGTGTTCCGTATGGTCTGTGTCCAGCACCAGGACACGCCGAGCCTAGCCGTCTTCTCAACGGCGACCAGCGAGTGGCAGGTTTTTCCGTGGGTGGAGACCCCGCCACATCCTGAAGGCGACGTTCGCTTGTTCTACCCTGGCACGCAGCTGAATGGATTTGTCTATTGGAAACACGCGAGCCAAGCCTATGTGCTCGCTCTCAACACCGTGACAATGCAATTTTCTAGATTGAGCTTGCCGCATTTCTTGGCAGAGATAGAGGATATGCTGTTTAGGCTTGGCCAGACCAAGGATGGGAAGCTCTGTATGGTTGGGGTAGATGACTCTGACGCAAAGATAGGAACACTTGTTGTTCGTGTTTGGGGAGccgatgatgacggtgttgagAAATGGATGCTGGAAGATACTTTTTCACTGAGTACATTCATTGATGTCACTAAGTCTTCAACAGAGTATGATTCCACGGTGCAGATTGAAGCATTTATCGATGGCTTTGTGTACCTCTGTATTAAGTATGGTGAGCATACCGAGTCCCTCATATCCCTCTGCCTGGAAACAGGAAAGCTAAACAAGATATTTGATGATACATATACAAGCCCTGCTCATCCCTACTTCATGTCATGgcctccttctttggtatgcaaCAAG GAGGATTCACAAACCAAGATTACTGGAGGCAGTGTTGAGGACGCTGGTTCTGTGGGAGCATGA